The following are encoded together in the Lathyrus oleraceus cultivar Zhongwan6 chromosome 3, CAAS_Psat_ZW6_1.0, whole genome shotgun sequence genome:
- the LOC127131430 gene encoding uncharacterized protein LOC127131430, whose amino-acid sequence MKRMRAPSEKSKKAKKAKLGETSGPRPPVPLADSPSKSLPPSRSVKLKPIASSLPETTPIYTQSETPPSTTRSSNLTSLKFNLATTTLPVSEAERLNGTTSPSSSTPSSPPYYILSSDNEPCDP is encoded by the coding sequence atgaagaggatgaGAGCGCCTTCTGAAAAGTCAAAGAAGGCCAAAAAGGCTAAATTGGGAGAAACTTCTGGACCAAGACCTCCAGTCCCTCTGGCTGATTCTCCAAGTAAGTCTCTGCCTCCCTCTCGCTCTGTTAAATTAAAGCCtattgcttcttctcttcccgAAACCACTCCCATCTACACCCAATCAGAAACACCACCTTCCACCACCAGATCCTCTAACCTAACATCTCTGAAATTTAATCTCGCAACCACTACCTTACCCGTTTCTGAAGCAGAAAGGTTAAACGGAACCACCTCACCATCATCTTCCACGCCTTCATCCCCACCATACTACATTCTCTCATCAGACAACGAACCCTGTGACCCCTAA